The window CCgccaacagatattgtccgtttagatccgttacatatcgtcgtcagcctcacgattttaaaatgcatctgttagagagagatttctatacccttatcaggaatgcttcattcccctctccaactaatgtggaatctcacaattcatcctcCTTAGAAGCCCAGTATCCTCACTCGGCACACCACTCGGCGTTTGGCtctataccatttataatagctcaagtccaccgctaacagatattgtccgctttagtctgttacatatcatcgttagtctcacggttttaaaacacgtctgttagggagagatttccacacccttatcaggaatgcttcattcctctctccaactaatgtgggatctcacaattcatcctcTTTAGAAGCCCAGTATCCTCACTGGGCACACCACTCGGCGTTTGGCtctataccatttataacagctcaagtccaccgctaacagatattgtccgctttagtccgttacatatcatcgttagtctcacggttttaaaacacgtctgttagggagagatttccacacccttatcagGAAcgcttcattcctctctccaactaatgtgggatctcacaattcatcctcTTTAGAAGCCCAGTATCCTCACTGGGCACACCACTCGGCGTTTGGCtctataccatttataacagctcaagtccaccgctaacagatattgtccgctttagtccgttacatatcatcgttagtctcacggttttaaaacacgtctgttagggagagatttccacacccttatcagGAAcgcttcattcctctctccaactaatgtgagatttcacaattcatccTCCTTAGGAGCCCATTGTCCTCATTAGGCACACAACTGGGCGTTTGgctctataccatttgtaatagctcaagcccaccgctaactgatattgtctgttttggtctgttacgtatcaccgttagcctcacagttttcaATCGCGTCTGTTAAAAAGAGTTTTCACACCGtcataaggaatgtttcattcctctttccaaccgatgtgagatttcacggAAACATAcaccaaaattttaaggatattttgtataatttagcctaattattatttatatacgTCAATGTCCAGTCCATTTACCGTCCGAGTAACTAGATAGGTACCGagttaaattttatgtcaCCAAGGGATTGGTGTAAAATTTATGTGTTACCCTACAACTACAAGGTAAAAAAGAATGGTGGTAGTAAAAAGTTTTTGTAGCCTAGCATTTACTTGTTGGGGTCGTCTTTGTTTGATAGGTAAGCATCTTTCGTAACAAAGTCTGTCAAATGTCGTGTTACCGTATTACTGTTTATTGAGTcgtaaaaatgattttttattttattttaagaagaCGACAATAAGTCAAAGATATAAATAAAGGCACTGGGTATGATTATTTGATGTCCGTTCAAACCCGAACAAGTTCATGTGATCAGATTTTATAGGTTAAGTACATGTCGTGAAATTTTAACTCAAAGAGTGATTAGATcgaaacataaattttattttatattttaacgtttctaaatatattaaatatagagtcgacttaaaaaataacaataataatccaTTGACATTGTGAAgcctaaaataaattaaaattgctccaaaagtaattatgtttatatttttttataaatttttaaataaacatttcgACAAAAATATGGCCGGCGAGGTGAATGTGCGCGCACGCTTTCTCCCGCCGCCACTGTTTGAGAGGCGGTTGCACCCGTCAACGgcggttgttttttttttgttttttttttttttttgaaatcatataaaattaaaatcttaaacatctctttaatattattctaatttaaaaaatttattagacacaaatttaaaaattttaaataataaattaaaatacataataaGACAAAATAAGACATCTcgataaaagaaatatatatatatatatatatgaatgaaacGAAACTACCACCAAATGAACAGTAATCTTGAAATATGCGattatagttaaaaaaaacttacatgaattattagttattatttataacaACAATATATATCGGAGTATCAGGGCATCAAGAGTTGAACATAGTCTCTaaattgtaacagctcaagtctaccactagtagatattatccgtgtCGACCtattatgtatcgtcatcagtctcatgatttaaaaaagaaaacgtctattgggagaggttttaacacccttataagaaatattttgttcctctctctatgtgagatctcaccattcaccccctttgaaggcctagtgtcctcgtgGTCACACTGCTTGGtacctagctctgatactatttgtaacagttcaagcccaccgctagtagatattgtccacttcgacTTGTTATGTATCTTCGTTAGCCTCACTAAACCTTAAACCCTAACggatcaaataatttaactcGAGTTGATTGaaacctaaaccctaaaatttgaaaaaagggATTTGGGAAGGCTAAAAAGCAAAGGTACACAAAAATGGCAGAGTGGAGTGTGGGCTACCTATTGCTAACGCTAATGCTAACCCAATTGCTTGTGGAAGTAACCAAAACAGAAACTGCCTTTTCCAATCTCTTTTCAAtagattagggtttagggtttagaagACGGTctggaaatctcttcttaataGATGTGaattaaaactgtgaggctgacgagaatatgtaacaggctaaaacggacaatatctataagcggtggacttgaacgGTTACATCACTCATTTCAGAAACTGTAATATGATCGTTAACCTCTcgtaaatgtttgaaaatcaCCTTTAGAGTAAGAATATTTAGAAGATTGGATGAAAGTCGATCCATATCTAAATTtatgagtttttctttctaaggttaaattaaagtttagtCTCGAAATTTTCATGTTTGTATCTATTTAATCCCTCGACTTTTGTTCCgtgtctaataaattcttaaactttttttaaaaattaaaaattaattaactacaagacataaatttaaatttaaattttatatggacaaaatttaccatttgggtaaaaaaaaccatttgaGAGGAAAGAGAGAATAGGTATAAATGGAAGGTAAAAAATTGGTGATGTCTTAGTAGCTTAACTGGTCAGAGATTTAGGCGGCCGCCCCCACTGTAAATTCTCTCTTTCAGGCtacttttacatttttacactcttttttttactctctGTTTTTTACCATTTCATTCCCTATGTCTCCATCACTCCACGTTTTTACCcatatttcattttcccttttttaactttaatccattttaaattttgtatattaaaatttaaaaaatataatgaaaatttggaagtttTTGGTAAAAGGGGCAAATATGAAATGTTTACTTATTCGGGCCCATTGGAACATTGGGCTTTATTCTCAATTCTAATCCGGCCCAATTTTCTTCTAATGGGCCTATAGATCCAATTGCAGGCCCTTGTAATTATTGgaacattaataattatttatttacccaaaaaaaaaaaaaaaaatcaacttagtgttatttttatttttttataattagaaaaaaattaaaaaatttcccgtcaacctcacggtttaaaACGAGctgctagagaaaggtttccacgcctttataaggaatatttcgattttaaaacgtgctaatagagagaggttttcacacaattataagaaatgtttcgttcatcTTTTAGATCTTTGGTTAATTCATCTATTAAGAGCCCAACCCCACAATtattagatattgttcgctttaacTTGTTATATAtcatcatcaacctcacggttttaaaacatgatggtagagaggtttccacacccttataaggaatgtttcgtttctttctccaaccaacgtgagatctcatagcCTAGaatcacaaaaatttaaataaacggTCGATAATACATGAAAAAGCTACTATCGAGTAAAAACTTTTCATTCCTATTTTGCCCTCaactttttaaacaaatatcgATTTTGTCATCAAAGCCATGTTAAGTTGTATGAAAGATAAATACCAACGAAAAACAGGACGATCGATGTTATTTAGATGGGGTTCGagataacaaaaacaaacacgTAAGCAAAGACACGAAAGATCAAAGTAGTGGTCGggtattgttttaatttgatcaGAGGCGTAGAGAAAGGTTCGCCAAGGAGAGAAGAACTTGCTTCAACCTATCCTTGGTTTCTTGATGAATCAAGTCGCCATTATTGTCATCAAACTTGAGAGGTGGCTGAAAGGCATTCACATGGAGCTCTGGCTTGTTGACAAAGTGAAGGTCTAAGAAGACTCCCACTTGCCGGAGATGGAACTGTGCCAGTGCTCCGCCGAACCCTCCGCCGGCACTCACGATGGCCGCCGCCTTTCCGGCGAATGCGTTTGGTGGCCTTGACGCCCAATCAATTGCATTCTTCAATGGAGCTGCAACAATGATTAGATTGGCAacgattatttttaaatttaatcacttttttttaaaaaaatatatattttaataatttggattaaaaaataatttaaaaaacttttgacatttttaagtgcgcattatttatatttttttattatcggAATTAAAGGtatcattatatttaaaaaataatttaggtggaattcaattattcttataaaatattttcaaatatcgaaaataaatacgtcgtcaataatattaaatatttattaatgtttaaaaaaaatatggcgTTTTCAAATGAGGCAGCGTAGAGTAAGATCGAGGACCGAGAATATAATCCTTATCTCAACCCTATTTTagtt is drawn from Cucurbita pepo subsp. pepo cultivar mu-cu-16 chromosome LG09, ASM280686v2, whole genome shotgun sequence and contains these coding sequences:
- the LOC111802359 gene encoding NAD(P)H:quinone oxidoreductase-like, coding for MAATATKPVVKVAALCGSIRKASYNRGLVRAAIAICEESLEGVEIEYLEVEPLPMLNTDLETPPDGFPAVVEDFRRQIREADCILFASPEYNYSIAAPLKNAIDWASRPPNAFAGKAAAIVSAGGGFGGALAQFHLRQVGVFLDLHFVNKPELHVNAFQPPLKFDDNNGDLIHQETKDRLKQVLLSLANLSLRL